A DNA window from Aquarana catesbeiana isolate 2022-GZ linkage group LG01, ASM4218655v1, whole genome shotgun sequence contains the following coding sequences:
- the NMRK2 gene encoding nicotinamide riboside kinase 2 isoform X1 (The sequence of the model RefSeq protein was modified relative to this genomic sequence to represent the inferred CDS: added 29 bases not found in genome assembly) translates to MKRIIIGIGGVTNGGKTTLTKRLVGNLPNCCVVHQDDFYKPPDEIEVGDDGFKQWDVITAIDMEAMVNTVTAWVENPVKFARSHGRSLSASSNSDVQILILEGFLIYNHKLLASMCTERYYLTIPYDECKRRRSGRNYTVPDPPGLFDGHVWPMYLKHRCEMEESGVSIAAIDGLLSKDEIFSRVYTDILNRFLNTS, encoded by the exons tgTTACCAATGGTGGAAAGACGACTCTGACGAAAAGGCTAGTTGGTAACTTGCCTAATTGTTGTGTGGTCCACCAGGATGACTTTTATAAG CCACCAGATGAGATAGAAGTTGGTGACGATGGCTTTAAACAATGGGATG TGATCACGGCCATAGACATGGAGGCCATGGTGAATACAGTAACAGCCTGGGTTGAAAATCCGGTGAAGTTTGCTCGGTCTCACGGAAGATCCCTTTCAGCTTCTTCTAACTCTGATGTTCAGATACTGATTCTGGAAGGATTCTTGATTTATAACCACAA GTTGTTAGCAAGCATGTGCACTGAACGCTACTACTTAACCATTCCATACGATGAGTGCAAGAGGAGACGCAG TGGCCGCAACTACACTGTTCCAGACCCACCAGGGCTGTTTGATGGTCATGTTTGGCCAATGTATTTAAAACACCGATGTGAAATGGAAGAAAGTGGTGTAAGCATTG CAGCTATAGATGGTCTTCTGTCAAAGGATGAAATATTCAGCAGAGTGTATACAGATATACTGAACAGATTTTTAAACACTTCCTAA
- the NMRK2 gene encoding nicotinamide riboside kinase 2 isoform X2 (The sequence of the model RefSeq protein was modified relative to this genomic sequence to represent the inferred CDS: added 29 bases not found in genome assembly) has translation MKRIIIGIGGVTNGGKTTLTKRLVGNLPNCCVVHQDDFYKPPDEIEVGDDGFKQWDVITAIDMEAMVNTVTAWVENPVKFARSHGRSLSASSNSDVQILILEGFLIYNHKLLASMCTERYYLTIPYDECKRRRSGRNYTVPDPPGLFDGHVWPMYLKHRCEMEESGVSIAIDGLLSKDEIFSRVYTDILNRFLNTS, from the exons tgTTACCAATGGTGGAAAGACGACTCTGACGAAAAGGCTAGTTGGTAACTTGCCTAATTGTTGTGTGGTCCACCAGGATGACTTTTATAAG CCACCAGATGAGATAGAAGTTGGTGACGATGGCTTTAAACAATGGGATG TGATCACGGCCATAGACATGGAGGCCATGGTGAATACAGTAACAGCCTGGGTTGAAAATCCGGTGAAGTTTGCTCGGTCTCACGGAAGATCCCTTTCAGCTTCTTCTAACTCTGATGTTCAGATACTGATTCTGGAAGGATTCTTGATTTATAACCACAA GTTGTTAGCAAGCATGTGCACTGAACGCTACTACTTAACCATTCCATACGATGAGTGCAAGAGGAGACGCAG TGGCCGCAACTACACTGTTCCAGACCCACCAGGGCTGTTTGATGGTCATGTTTGGCCAATGTATTTAAAACACCGATGTGAAATGGAAGAAAGTGGTGTAAGCATTG CTATAGATGGTCTTCTGTCAAAGGATGAAATATTCAGCAGAGTGTATACAGATATACTGAACAGATTTTTAAACACTTCCTAA